The Seriola aureovittata isolate HTS-2021-v1 ecotype China chromosome 8, ASM2101889v1, whole genome shotgun sequence genome contains the following window.
gctACTGTATAGGAGTCTACTCGGGTCAGTTAAAGTTCAGAATAGCTAAGTGAAATGCTGTCATTTTAGACGAAATGGGTGaaactgaaaactttttttttcctttttttttttttttttctttttgctgcctGAGATGTGAAGATACAAGTTTGCTTTTCATCACTCTCTCCTACTCAGCGGGAATGTTGTAAACGATCCACAGTAACAAATATCCAACGTCCCCGGcctaacatgcacacacaaacagatgatgaactgacagtttgtttttgtgacgGAGCCAGAACATGTGCAAACATGCTGATTTTGCTGTAAACTTGTGTCGCTGTGTTTGTAGtacactgatgaaaactgagACATGGTTGACAGGTTTCTGCATGGCAGCCACTCAGAAGTCCATCCGCAACAGACTCCAAAAACTCATAAATAACAGACCTCATGAGGCCCAGTCCAAAACCATGTCCAGCATGTAAtgcccaaaagaaaaaaaagaaaaagaaaaaaaaaaaggcaggacAATTTAGAGTTTCATGATTAAATTTATCTGTAGGCCCTGAACAAAAGGAAGAATAAACTTGAGAATAAAAGGCAACATATGGTTAGTACCACAGTGATGGAATGGCTTAGAACACCACTTACTATTTTCAGACAGGCTGCGTGGGTTGAAACATGCTGTTATGCTCCAAAGGTGTGATATTTTCAAAGTAGAGCAAGATCTACATCGTACTGTCTCACTGTAAATTcctttgaaatatttttccCTATTCTACCTTCTGTCCAGCAGTTGCTAAGGACTCGCATCCCTGCACCGTGAGTGACTTCAAAGTGATGAGAATATCCAAGGATGTTCCtcattcttcctgtttctctcttatTATCAGCTCCTCCTTAACAAACGCCTCCGCTaactactctctctctctctctctctctctctctctttctctcgtcACTCCATGGGTGACGTTGCTTTGTTTCAACTTCAGTGGCATCCTGCGTGCTCGCGTTTACTGAGATTGTTGTAGCCACTTATACGAGCCATGGCTCTTGGCTCTCATCTCATGGGTGGTTTACTGTATTGATGTTTTTCTCCCATAGGTTGTGACCCTGGGGAAGAACAGCCGTGGTTACCACTACATTCTGGCCAATCTTGTGAGTAATAACCGAGCCGCTCCCCGGGGAGGGAGTGGAACCTGCTTTTTGCTGCATGTGATAGGGCTTAGTCTCAGCCATGGGCACAAATGTGCATGCACAATAAGTGAATTATAGGcttttgtatgaaaataaaaaaagacaatatacagtatgttttgttttttctctgtatatatatatatatacatggcTTATTATATTTGTTGCTCATGCCCTTATCAATTACAATCTGGCAGTCGGACAACATTTGCTTAAATGAATATACTTAAGTATAAGATCATCTCCCAGCATTTAACCTTTTAAACTATCTTTGGAGGGCAGCCATCTTTCCACCCCCACTCTGGGGTAGGAAATGTTCATTTTGCCTTGATACTAGGATGAAAGTTTTAAAGTGGAGGCCTGCCCTGCTCCCACTCGCAGATCCCCTGCTGGTGTTTCCCTGACGTTAGAAGATGTGATTATGCAGCAGCCAGACACATGTCCTAGCACGCCATGACACAATcctaaacttaaaaaaaagcaatttgacCATAAAAAGAAACTTCATGTCATGGCTCTGAGGTGAAGAAGGAAATTTAAAAGCAGCTGGAGTAGCAGAGGTTTTgaaatgcatttgaaaatgtttttttttgtttgtttgtttttttgtttttttcgcCATGGCAAAGCTTTCTGAATGAAAGTAGGTTAGCTGGTTCAAGTGAAATATTTTGTCTTCTACATGATCTGAAACAAACTGTAACGTATCTACTTGCAGGTTGTTTATCTGTAAATGAATTCAGGTTGCACCACAAAGCGTGAAGGGAAACATTTGCCTCAGTCTAATGGCAAACACATGTCGCTTTCTCATACAGCACAGAGTTCATAATAAAATGCACCTAGCACACTGCCAGAATAGCTGCTAATATTTTGTGGTGCCTCTGCCATAGgctatattaaaaaaagaaaaaaaagaaaaaaggaaaaaaaaccctcaaagaaaaacaaggtgCATGactcttttccttcctcccttctcttgCTCTCCTCTCAGGGATTCTCTAATGTGAGCCTGGACAAAGTCTTCGCCGGTGGAGCCAACATTTCAGGGTTTCAGATAGTCAACCCTGAGAACCCGATTGTGCAGCAGTTTATGCAGCGCTGGGAGCGGCTAGATGAAAGAGAATTCCCAGAAGCCCGAAACACTCCTCTGAAGGTACTTCCCTTACAAGGCCTTTCATTGCGCATGCAGAATACAACGATCATCCCATCTGAAGTGCTCTCTATCGgttcctctccacctctcatcCTCTGTTTGCCTTTGTCATTCTGTCTTCCTCCCGCCCCTCGCTTCCTCCTCTTTGCTTTGCATCCCTCCCAGCGATCGATATATTGATAGGCGGTGCAAGGCAAGGTTATATCGCGGCTTCAATTTACATCTAATTAAACAATGATCAAGAAAGAAATTGATTTTGAATGGCATTTAATTAGATTTTGTCATGGTGCAGTGGTCAACAAACAAGTGGCTCAACCCACAGTGGTGAAAAGGTCATGTGAAGTTGGAGGGGAAGTGCGTGGGAGATAAAATCACACATTAATGCTCTTGTCTCTCTCCAACTCCGCACTAAAAGTTTTGAAAGCGGTCCATGATCCATCAGACTCATCCTGGCTTTTCTTATCAGATCTGTCTGATCAAACTATTTTTATCATAAGCCGGGAATGAGAGTTTGCACCCAACCCACCCACACTGATCTGACCTGGTGGCACTGAGATGCACGGGCTAAAAGCGACATAATAGGCTGCCCCAATTTTCTCTGCGGTTGTCTTTactgcaaacaaacactgcTGTGAACAGATTCATTTGAAAAGATGTTGTATTCATATAAACGCTCCATCCATAGTGGTTTAAACTACTTATGTTTAGTCTTACAGAGCATTACGTAGTCACTGGACAGTATAAAGTTATATATTTACCTGTAAAGGCTTCACCACAGAAATAGTAATCTTATCTTCTGCCTCCCaccatgttttcctgtgttctgctgtttttttgtttgtttggttttttttttttggttttgtacaGTACACTTCAGCTCTGACCCACGATGCCATCCTGGTGATAGCAGAGGCCTTCAGGTACCTGCGGCGCCAACGTGTGGATGTGTCTCGCCGGGGCAGCGCTGGAGACTGTCTAGCCAATCCTGCTGTTCCTTGGAGCCAAGGCATCGACATCGAGAGAGCTCTCAAAACGGtagggagggagaaggggaaaaaagagagggagagagagagagtggcaaGCAGATAACTAAAGAAAAGGCTAGAAGAAGTAAGGCAGAGATAGGGACTGAGACTGTGATAAAGAtggaaagtgacagagagaagggaagagagcgCAGAGCtgttctcctccctctgcctccagaTATCTCTGCACAGAGCTCACTCAAATCCTGGCCCTCATTACCATAAAACTACATCTTTTATTAAAGCGTATCCAGTTCATCATTTGATTAACAGGCTGTGCACACTCCAGTTGCTCCATGGACACGAGCACCTTAATACCAGCTATATATGCAAAGTGATGGCTATTACACATccccctgtgtctgtctgtccctcatGGCAGGTCCAAGTGCAGGGTATGACCGGGAACATCCAGTTTGACAACTACGGCCGCAGGACCAACTACACTATAGATGTTTATGAGATGAAAACAGGTGGGCCGAGGAAGGTAAGACGGAGCGGTGACCTCTATCAGCTCTCATCCATCAACTGTCAAATCAAGacaggattaaaaaaacaaaaaacaaaaaaaaacaaaccaaaaattCCGGTCTTTATCAAAACACAGCTAACAGCTGGCACAGATCAAAGTTTGGTTCATTACTTGTCAAAACCATGGAATTTGGCCAACTTGTaatattaaatgatttattgatcatcTGCGCTCGAGAACAAAACTCCTTGAATGTAAGCCACATGTTTAGGCGTGCCAAAAAACCATGCCGTGCGATCAGTTTCAACCATTTTGAGgaaaatgtgtgactgtgtgacagtAGGAAAGATTTTCAGACAAGCCTCTTCCTCCATTTATTAAAGCACTGAGGGCTTCTTCAGTCATGTGGGACCAGCAGGGCTGAGAGGACAGTGCAGAGTAATGCTGATTGCCTTTCCCTGCCTCTGTTAGGTAGCAGCACTGATGAGCTATGCCAAGCATTACAAGCCCCACAAATCACACACAGCCTCCGATCTGATAGCTAAAACTGTCCTATCAAAAGAATGATATAAGACTATTTCTGTGCCGTGGGATAGTGCAGAAATGATTTTTGGTCCTCTCCTGACAGTAATTACCATTCAAATAACCAATTACTGCAAAGGGGATCCAAGAATTCCTCTGGCTCCTCTTCAAAACGGTAATTCCCAGCGGTACATTCACATTATAAGCGGTACCATATGATGACCTCTGGTTTTATTTCATAACCTCACCGGGTTCCAAGAGACAGCTGTGAATTTCTCGTTAGCTGGATAAGTGTGGGCTCAGTCTGATATGACATGTGATTATGCCGCATGCCTCCCACACTTCAATTAGCATCACACAGCCCTTACAGCCATCCCCGCAcagtcagacagaggaggagagagcggTGCGAGGGATGGAGCGAGTGGGAGAAAGGAGGTCagggggagagagtgagggagagagggaagatgaGACAAGCCGGGCAGCAGTTTGTCAGGACCTGGAGCCCCCAGTCACCCCGGTGACAGTTAAAGGATGAAGGGTCTTAGCTGTGACTGTCACCAGTGATGTATGGGCAGATATCTGTCCCAGCTGCTCAGGGTGAGATCAGGACTTTGCCTCTGGATCGGCACTCCATGACACAGCTCCCCACAGTCTCATCCCCCGAGAACCGTTTCTCAAATATCACTGTCGAACAAGAGCTGGGAATAAACATTTGGGGCTTTCTCCTGTCTGGCAAGTGCAGCAAACTACAACCGCAACTGTAACCACAGTTTGGAAGTCAAGTTTGAAAAGTTTGCTGCTTTCTAGCGCCTCCATTTGGTGTTTAAAAACTCTGCACTGTTGTACACCTGTCTGGCCCAAACATTTTAAAGatctgaggcaaaaaaaaaaaaaaaagaaaaaagaaatgtggacCAGATGTGAAGGGGAAAATCCTAGCCAGCAACAGTTAGACTATTGGCAGCAACATATGCAACACGTTTCATCGTGAGCCAGAGCAGCCATTATTTCAGATGGGCAAACAAACACTTGACATTGGTTTGACTTAAGCATCTGTACAGCAGAATACAGAGTAACTGCAATGGCAAGACTGTGTAGAAGAAACTGTAAGAGCCACTGGAATATTATGCTAAATTATTAAACATGTATGCAGTTCATAGGCCTGAATATCAATTATTTACCATAAAACCTGAGAAGCTGAAGGTAGGAGGGATTGAAGTTGTCTTCCTAATGCTCACGCAGCTCTGTTCCTGCATGTTTGGCTACTTGAACTGGCGATCATAAAAACCCCGTAGCATATTCTCATAGTATCTTTGATCATGGCCCTTACTGCCTGTTGAATGCAGAATAATATAGTATAAACTCTTTCTTTATTCCATGAGCGGATTGCTGTTTTAGTATTCTGCTCACTGGCTGCTCGAACTTTAGCGCAGAAGCAGCAGGCCTCTGGGAAATGCAGTGTTGCTTTAATGAGCCCCTGCATCATGGCAGTTCCCTGCAATGCATTGAAGTGTGCCTGCTGTATGTTCACTGACATCAGTGTTGTCAGCAGGTTGGAATGCACCACTAaccactgttttctctttgcagATTGGGTACTGGAACGAGTACACGCGATTTGTAAATATTATGGACCCGCAGGTCTCCAACGACTCCTCAGTGGAAAACCGAACGATTGTGGTCACTACTATTATGGTACACTTTCcatgcagttttaaatgtttcacgTATTCTGCCACTCAAGGTCATGGTGTTGATTCCAATGAGTGATACATTCTGTCCTGGGCGGGTAGAACCACATCTTTTTTGCGTTGCTTTCCATCCACTCACTACATGTTGAAACAGTCGATCCGAAACGGGGGAGTGTTTCAACTGTATCCGTGTGGGTGTCAAAGCATTTTGATTTTCCATACTTCAGTGGCCTGTCGTAGCAGTGACATCACAATAATGGTATATATGATAATGGTTGACTCCATCAATTATAAAACGCATACAAACGCATACGTAAGTAGACCTGTCTGTCCTCATCAAGTAAATGTTCAATGACACTTGGGATAGACTGGCCGAAGAATGACTAGAGGACGATACTGCAATGGTTTTTCAAGCTGGgcaaagcaaaataaacagtATTGGAGTAGGAATAAGAAGGTGCGGTATTTTCCCTTGTTATCACCTCTTCAATCTATTTTGTATTGCCCCTCCATGTGTTCTGTGTTGAAGTATAACTTCCATTCAGCGCTATAGACAAGACCAGACCAAAATATGCTAAACATACAAATCTTAtagatttatttacttttaactgTATGTACTCAACTAAAcgtttttttttgaaaatgtatttactgacTGTATAATTAACTGATGCAGATCCAGATTCTCCGGAAGCAAACATGctaaaatgataaagaaaaatgtttggaaaacGATAAGGATCTTTGGTGTTTATCCACTGTTAGATTTCATTTGTATTCCAAGGCGTAAGGGAGTGTCACTCAATAGCAAGCGGAAACATTTAACATCTCTGGATGAGAAATACAGTCAGGAGGTAAACACGTGTTAACTGGAGGGGAAACACTCAGTGGAATCCGAGGTGAGGGGATACGTTCagcacagaacaaacaaaccattGCTCTCCTACTTGCACTCTAATTGTGTGTGGCTGTAATGACGATGCCTGCTCTCCTGAGCAGTTCTATTGtttgataatgatgatgtgcTCAGTAAGAGAAAAGACGAGCTGCACCAGCGTTttgaaaaggagaggaaaactAGCACGCTCCTGATCTCCtgatgtaattattttatttatggagtatttttttgcatttttctggaTAGCAAATAACGGCtcgtttttaatttatttatttattttatatcattttattttatttattttttatttttttggaatGAAACAGCCTTTAACTGCGCATTGGTGCAATGTGCTTGAATATGTTGAGATACTATGGGCACTCTCTGATCCCTCTCCTGTCACTGGCATTTACTTATGAAACCCATTCCCATTCCCATCCCCACCCACCTCTGAGCTGACCCACACCTTGCCTGTCAATGACTCCCAGCCCTACTAAAACTCATTCTGGCCTTCTGTTTTCTCCTacacaaatgaaaaactttGTTCTCCCCTCCTCTAACCTTCCTTTATTATGCCACAGAGTTGCACCCTTGGGCTAAAAATGGGTTGGGTGCATTGGGCTTGGTGTCTGCTGGCTGCCACGGCTTGATGAAAGCAGGGTGACCATGTGATCATGCTGCTGTTATCAGTGCATATTTGTGCATTCGCAGGGCATCATCTTTGTACGCATGACTGCATGGGTGTGGTTATAGCAGCTTATAATATGTTgaatctttttgtgtgtgtgtgggtgtggatgagcgcgtgtgtgtgtgtgtgcgtgcgtgcgtgtgcgcgtgcacgGGCACATATGAGTGCATGTATGCATATTTCTGTATAACTGAATGTGTGCTAGGGCATGGGAGTGAATAAACCAGCGTGTGTTTGAATCAACAGGAAGCTCCTTATGTGATGTACAAGAAAAATTATATGCATCTGGAGGGGAATGACAGATATGAAGGCTACTGCGTCGATTTAGCATCTGAGATTGCCAAACATGTTGGAATTAAGTACAAACTGTCTATAGTAATGGATGGGAAGTACGGAGCCCGAGACCCCGAGACCAAGACGTGGAACGGGATGGTGGGTGAACTGGTCTATGGGGTGAGTACTGGGAGCCTTGATTTCGCTGATTACATGACAGTTTGCAAGGAACTTCAACATGAGAGGAGatctcatttttctgtcttaagGTTATCACCAACCCATTGTGAACTCATCAGCTCTTGCCCACAGTTCAAAGTCTAATGCTGTCTCAGGAAGCACAGCTGTGAGTGAATTTGTCAAATGCAGCCTCAAGCATTGGGGAGTTGATGATCATCTTGAGACggagaaaatgaaatcatttctcAGTGCTGTTCATTGCAATTAATCCTCCTTGCTTAGCCTAGaaagctgtctctctctctctctctctctctctctctctctctctctctctctctcttacagtCGAAACAGAGGTAGGTACATGAAAACAATGAGTCCATATGGCAAACACACTGTAATCACTTTGATGAATGAAAGATTGTATGCCTTTGAAGTGATTGTGTAATTATGTTCAATGTTTGATGTGTATGATGAATATGCCACATTGTAAATTCACAGCTGAGAAAATCTGCTTTAGAATCAACAGCTAAATGGTGGTTTGCGGTTTGCAACAACAAGATCCATATGTGTTGTGCTCCATAAAGGTTGAACCTCTCACATTAGTGGAGGGTCATGCCATGTTTTACATCTGACAGAGCTCTCGGGCTCTCGCAACACCTCAAGCATTCCAAAATTaaccccgcccccaccccccacgcCGCCCTCCCCTCAACTCCTTTCTCGCCTTTCTCTGAGGCCACAATAGTTGAACAGGGGCCAAATACAAAATGCATGAGGGTAAGGCTTCCTCATCTGTTCAATTTCCCAACTATCAGCCTGAGAGATTGCCTGGTTTGATGTGCTATCGCCACCAAATTATCTTTCAAATGGGAAAAGTCCACTCCCTGCAGatggaagatgaaaaaaataccCCAATCATGTCGCTGTCAAGTCTTTCCAGGCCTGTAATTTTACAGCAGGTGGGCCGGGACTAAtagttttgtacattttgaccttttgatcagtaaattaatttgattttagtTGTCTTTTAAAGGTTAGGCCCGAGGCCGCTCTTTATTGCTTTGTTTCCCTCACCATTGATTGAGCGCTGCTTACGCCTGCACGAGGATTAAATGGTTATAGCCCTTCACAATGTTTTGTTGACAGCGCAAAGAAAACAGTCGTGTTTATTGGGTCTATTTGTGTTGCTCCTAGTTTGACCTTGTAAGAAGCATTTTCTGCCTCGTGCTGCTTCAATCCGGTGTTTTCTGGATTTTCGACATAAAAAACGACAATGCAGCACAATCCAAAGAACTGTCCTTTACAGAGTGGCTCCTTTGAAGAGGAGCAGTTATTTAATTAATCACATCAACACACTGGCTGCAGTAACACTGTCTAATgtgattaattattttcttctgcttttacAAAGAAACCCATTGTGATTTCTTAAAAGGCAGCACCACCTCCATGGATGTGTTTTGATAACATAATGTGATTGAAGCAGCAGAGCAAaggagggagataaagagaaacagcttgagaaaaaaaaattaaaacgaACGCTAATGCCAGAATAAGCTGTGTTTGGGAAATCCAGCCTACTGAATGGCATGTGATGAAGTTCACACAGCCAGGgcttgcttgtttgtttttttttcttctgaagttTAAAGCTGGGGTAGGCAGAAATctagaaaagaaaggaaaaaaaagttttgaaatacAACCGCCCTCTTGCAGCTCTCCCCTGACGAGCATATGCACACACTTCATACGTGCATGAAACACAAGCAACCGAGCCACAGCTGTTAACAGAGGGCTAAGCTATTAGCAACATTCAACATGGCCACTTATCACCTgctttaaaaatctaaaaaaaaaaatctaccgACACAACCAACAACTACTGCAACACATTTAGATATTACAGGAAAGTGAAGTTAGAAGCCTGTTACCTGTCCAGGTGAAGAACAACAAGTTCTCTCCGTCTCTGAAACGCttcacacatactgacacattGACACTGAAaagacctgtgattggccaaaGTCTCCTGTCAAGGCCTAGGTtttctgaaatctgaaaacGGAGCCAAGGGGAGGTGCAAACGTCTTGTCTTGTTTGCTCTCAGACCGCTTCAGTTACAATATGCTGAAAGGTGATTATGAAACTTTTGCCCATTGATGCCAAAAAATTGGTTCCTACCCCAGCTTTAAGTTACAAGGCATTTATTGAATGGCTGAGTCAGACAACTCCTTACTTTGCACTTTTTAATGTAAACTTGGACaactgaaaagtttttttttttcctccactgtgtCTCCTTTGGTCCTGATTAAGGAAGCATTTGGTCAAACATGACTCAAACTCCCATCTGCCTCTGTGGATTTTTTCCAAGCTGTCTCTCTCAAAGTCTCACAGTGCCCTCGTGagctttctcctcctccttaccTCCCAATGTGGCCACGTTCCACTGGAAAATCCGATTAATTTTACTGTGTGAATCTCAGATGTATTAGCTGCCATCCCAGGTCATAACACTGTGCAAATGCTACTCTGCTTTTttcctgcgtgtgtgtttttcttttcaggctgCCCTCAAGCGTCATAGTCAGAGGCTTATTTCTTATGATCATATGTAAAATGTGTGATGATAACATTGTTTTAAGctccctctccagctccagttattcacacatacatttaaaatgactttttcttaATGCAGGTCGTAACTAATGCTCACTGTGCATGTCCCTGTTTCCAGAGAGCAGATATAGCTGTTGCACCTCTCACCATTACTCTGGTTCGAGAGGAGGTGATAGACTTTTCCAAGCCATTTATGAGCTTGGGCATCTCCATTATGATAAAGAAGCCCCAAAAGTCCAAGCCCGGCGTTTTCTCCTTCCTGGACCCGCTGGCCTATGAGATCTGGATGTGTATAGTGTTTGCCTATATTGGGGTGAGCGTGGTCCTGTTCCTGGTCAGTCGGTTCAGTCCTTACGAGTGGAACCTCGAGGAACAGGACGAGACCAAAGACCCCCAGACTCCCCCCGATCCTCCCAATGACTTTGGCATCTTCAATTCCCTCTGGTTCTCACTGGGCGCCTTCATGCAGCAGGGCTGTGACATCTCCCCCAGGTGGGTCAGCTCCAATAGAAACCAGGATTggacagcagagcagaacagagaaaGAAGTTAATACTGAATGAATAGAAAGAGATTTGATGAGATGAAGTTAAAAGTACACAGATTCACTCAATCACTCAAGCAACATTAATTATCCTCTTCCTTTAGGTGTTCGTTATTTGAAGCTATAATCATTTCACATTTAGTGCAGCTATTATATTGTATGTGTAATTGAGTTTGTCAGTTTCAATGCTGAAATTATCATCAACAAAATGGTTTCATCAATACTATCTCCAGGCTATGAAATGATCTTTGACCCTGATTGTTTCACAGCCAATTACAGACTTGGGTTAGAGTACATTTTAAACAACTGCTGCTATTTTCCTCGGAAATGAGCTGTTTGAGAGTGCTGACACAGTATCAGGTTGTTTTAACGATTTACAAGGAAATTCTGATGACTGATGCAATTAGGTAAACGAAACTGGTAGATCTTAGCGGTTTGATAGGCGCCACATATCACGGTGTAATTACATTCTGCGTTTTCCCTGTCATCAACGTCTCTCTGGCAGGTCTCTGTCGGGCCGTATCGTCGGCGGTGTGTGGTGGTTCttcaccctcatcatcatctcctcctACACAGCCAACCTGGCTGCCTTCTTGACAGTGGAGAGGATGGTCTCTCCTATAGAAAGCGCCGAAGACCTGGCCAAGCAGACAGAGATAGCATATGGCACTCTGGACTCAGGCTCCACAAAAGAGTTTTTTAGGGTGAGTGGTGCCAACATACTGTTTCACACACTCAGCAACCTGACTAATCAGCCAGTGGCTCCTGTGCTTTCAGTTCAAATGGCAAACAATGCAAAAGCCTAAACATTTTTGCACTCAGGCATGTTGAATCATAAGAACCGCTCTGTGTCCTTGATAAACTCTGCCTTGCAGCTTTTCCATTGTGTACCTTTAGTGCAGCACTCCTGACCTGCACAAGATTGCTCCAAATGAGGCATGTTGACAGAGAAGCAGATCTTGAACTCTTATGACATGAACGTGAAATTTATGCTGCAGTACTGCAGTGTGCAACCTTGAGGCACCGGGGCTGTCAGCAGAAAGTGCGATAACAACGTGGAAGACTCAGAGGTGATAAAAACAGGAGGCTAATCAAAGCGCCCACATCAGGCTCAAACTCAGAAGGGTCAGCTCATGAAATATAATTAGCTAGCCGGCCATAGCTGGCAAATTGGACCTGATGAGGAAGAGCCCTGTAGGTCAAACAGAGCAGTCTGAAAGATGGTTCAGATGGAATATGCAATATGTCCGTCGGCATGAGGGACTAGCTTGGCAATTAAGTCATAAATTAACTAAAATCTGAAGCGAAAGTATATTAGTCTCTGAAAGGCGACCACATGCAGGAGTTAAACAGCGCTGCATATCTTTAATGCAGATCAACCTTCCACTGTGAAATGCGGCTTGTGGCATGGATACATCGACGGTCCAATCCTTTGCATTTGCAGAGCAAGAagttgaaaaagaaattaatgaaaCTGCACTCTGCCTGTGATGACGAAAAGGCAATATGACAGTCTTTTTATCTTACGCTCCCTCATTACTCATCAGCAGGAGAGAAACAATTCATATGTTTCACAGCTGCAGCCTGTTGGCAGAAAGAGCAATTCATTTGTATTACCCCTGGGTTGTGTCGCTCAgaacaacaaaatgcaaaatcaaATCCATGTTTTTTTAGACAA
Protein-coding sequences here:
- the gria3b gene encoding glutamate receptor 3b isoform X2; its protein translation is MAQRVVLFLLWLFDRSFAGFPNQINIGGLFMRSTVQEHSAFRFAVQLYNTNQNTTEKPFHLNYNVDNLESSNSFSVTHAFCSQFSRGVYAIFGFYDKKSMNTLTSFCGALHTSFVTPSYPTDNEVQFVIQMRPALRGAVLSLLSHYKWQKFVYLYDTDRGFSILQAIMEAAVANNWQVTARSVSSTTDAAEFKRIIEEMDRRQEKRYVIDCEVDRINTILEQVVTLGKNSRGYHYILANLGFSNVSLDKVFAGGANISGFQIVNPENPIVQQFMQRWERLDEREFPEARNTPLKYTSALTHDAILVIAEAFRYLRRQRVDVSRRGSAGDCLANPAVPWSQGIDIERALKTVQVQGMTGNIQFDNYGRRTNYTIDVYEMKTGGPRKIGYWNEYTRFVNIMDPQVSNDSSVENRTIVVTTIMEAPYVMYKKNYMHLEGNDRYEGYCVDLASEIAKHVGIKYKLSIVMDGKYGARDPETKTWNGMVGELVYGRADIAVAPLTITLVREEVIDFSKPFMSLGISIMIKKPQKSKPGVFSFLDPLAYEIWMCIVFAYIGVSVVLFLVSRFSPYEWNLEEQDETKDPQTPPDPPNDFGIFNSLWFSLGAFMQQGCDISPRSLSGRIVGGVWWFFTLIIISSYTANLAAFLTVERMVSPIESAEDLAKQTEIAYGTLDSGSTKEFFRRSKIAVYEKMWSYMKSAEPSVFVKTTPDGVARVRKSKGKFAFLLESTMNEYIEQRKPCDTMKVGGNLDSKGYGVATPKGSALRTPVNLAVLKLSEQGILDKLKNKWWYDKGECGTKDSGSKDKTSALSLSNVAGVFYILVGGLGLAMMVALIEFCYKSRQETKRLKLAKNAQNFKPAPPTNTQNFATYREGYNVYGTESVKI
- the gria3b gene encoding glutamate receptor 3b isoform X1; its protein translation is MAQRVVLFLLWLFDRSFAGFPNQINIGGLFMRSTVQEHSAFRFAVQLYNTNQNTTEKPFHLNYNVDNLESSNSFSVTHAFCSQFSRGVYAIFGFYDKKSMNTLTSFCGALHTSFVTPSYPTDNEVQFVIQMRPALRGAVLSLLSHYKWQKFVYLYDTDRGFSILQAIMEAAVANNWQVTARSVSSTTDAAEFKRIIEEMDRRQEKRYVIDCEVDRINTILEQVVTLGKNSRGYHYILANLGFSNVSLDKVFAGGANISGFQIVNPENPIVQQFMQRWERLDEREFPEARNTPLKYTSALTHDAILVIAEAFRYLRRQRVDVSRRGSAGDCLANPAVPWSQGIDIERALKTVQVQGMTGNIQFDNYGRRTNYTIDVYEMKTGGPRKIGYWNEYTRFVNIMDPQVSNDSSVENRTIVVTTIMEAPYVMYKKNYMHLEGNDRYEGYCVDLASEIAKHVGIKYKLSIVMDGKYGARDPETKTWNGMVGELVYGRADIAVAPLTITLVREEVIDFSKPFMSLGISIMIKKPQKSKPGVFSFLDPLAYEIWMCIVFAYIGVSVVLFLVSRFSPYEWNLEEQDETKDPQTPPDPPNDFGIFNSLWFSLGAFMQQGCDISPRSLSGRIVGGVWWFFTLIIISSYTANLAAFLTVERMVSPIESAEDLAKQTEIAYGTLDSGSTKEFFRRSKIAVYEKMWSYMKSAEPSVFVKTTPDGVARVRKSKGKFAFLLESTMNEYIEQRKPCDTMKVGGNLDSKGYGVATPKGSALRNAVNLAVLKLNEQGLLDKLKNKWWYDKGECGSGGGDSKDKTSALSLSNVAGVFYILVGGLGLAMMVALIEFCYKSRQETKRLKLAKNAQNFKPAPPTNTQNFATYREGYNVYGTESVKI